atcaattttttttttaacgattatcattttggttgaaaatttgtatagatgatctatacactaatacctaaaaactgaacggtcgagatgtggatatgtgacagaaaagtgacccaaaactcaaacttcacacattaattttaaagcggagctccgctctagataggatctctgtgtgtgtgtattaaaatAGCTGTAGAACACGTCACATCCAGAATTCTAACACGCCAATGACTCAATCATTCTCTAACACGCTTTCTAGTGACCCACAAAGTCATACCAGTTTCTTGCTCAAGAATCTTCTCAGTTCTATAAAAGGAAGCCCTAGCCTCTTCATTAGTCACCACCATATTCATTTCTGTTGTCTTGTTGTTGTAGTCATGGGTAGAGTCAGGAGTTTGTCACTTGTAAGCCACCTGAAGAAAGCAGTGAAGAAAGTGAGACTCATTTTGCTTGGCCTTAAACTACAGAGGTGGCGCATAGCTTCAGTTCTTGGATGCGCTGCAACTAAAAGCCGGTGTTTGAGCTTCAATGAAAGATTGGGTTTGGAGGGCTGCATAGAAGTTGATACATCTGATTATCAGAATAGCTCCCACTTGAGAAGAATTCATAGCACAATTAGTCGTTCTTCTTcgattgattatgaggatgtTGATCAAAGGGCTGATGCTTTCATTGCTAATTTTCGACGGCAGCTCAGATTAGAGAGACAGGTTTCTCTGGAGCTACGCTACTGCCGGAGTGAGAGCATTTAGAGACAACAAGGGAGTTCATTGTTTTGTTTAGCTTTATTTTCAAAGAAATAAGGATGTACAAATTTGATTCATTTATTGCTACTActactttttcttttggcaAAGATTGCTACTACTACAGTTGTTGAAGTAATATATTGTTATTAGTTGGATAGAATTCTTTTACTTGTGTAGCCTGTCAGTGCTCATTTCAATGACCTATATGGAAAGATAATAGAAAGAGACAGAGAGTTTGTGGAAAACCTCACACAGAGAGGATCAATTGTATTGCTTATTTATATTACATCATATACAGGTAATAAGGTAAGTATTAAACACAGAGATTTACAGAGGCCTAAACTTAGGCATCAACTAGACTTGGCCTCCAAGGCTGGAATCATTTAGAGGACTCTGACAAGACACAACTGTTCATCATACCCCCGCAAGCTGATGGGGCAAGCACGCAGAGGAAGCTTGGAGagcaagaacaagaaaagagcAACAGACAACCCTTTGGTAAGGAAATCAGCAATCTGGTCTCGCGTACATCGGTAACCAACTTGAAGCTCATTCCAAATAATTTTCTCACGCACATAGTGATAATCATCCTCAACATGACGAATGCGAACGTGAAAGCCTGGATTAGAGGCTAAAGCAATTGCACCAATGTTATCACACCACAATTTGGGTTTTGGGACAAGAGAGAGGAAGACGTAAGTCAGGAAACAAGGACCGAAGCTAAGAAATGTAAGCAGCAGTATATGCCAATTCCATGTATTCAGCCTCAGTACTAGAGTACGTTGCTTCTTAGAACTCCAAGCAATCAAGTTAGGACCCAAATAAATACAAAAGCCACCCGTAGAGATACGATCATCGTTCCCCAGCATAATCGGCATCACAATACAAGCTTATTTGCAAGGAGCCAGCGGATAAAATAAACCATGAGAAAACATGACGGTTGGATATTGTTATTACTTATAGACATTTATTGGAAGGAAAATTTGATAGAAAGTATTCCATAAATATTGAATGGACTGATTTTGGAGGGAAAATAATAGTCATTTCTGTGGTAAAATCTGAGCAAAATGTCTTGCCTGCCCCTGCACTGAACAGAGGATTAGCGGCGATTAGACGGAGTTGGAAAAAATTGAGACCTCACTCATGATAAAAACCCTACTACCTAAAGGGCggctactcatcctgaaaacTGATTTCTCAGCCAATCTACTTCTCCCCATCTTTACAATAACAGCCGGATCCATGAATTATGGGTGCATAAGGCATAGCCATTTCTTATGTTAATTGTTAATTACAACAAAAGCTTGATTCAGAACCATTATCCGTGCTTTAGACTATCCTCATCATTCATCATAACGTTATCTATTCTACTAGCAAACTCCatgtcatcatcatcaccatcactagtaatgtcaacttcatcatcACTGTCTACGTCGGAACTCACGTACAAAGTATGACAAGAGTTCCAATCAGGAGGGAAGGTCTTCTGCAGGGCTTCGGTAAGCTCACCACCTGTTCTTTCAATTTTGCGTAAGCACCTCGACCAGTGAACTGCAGTTCCCATATCTACAGTCAATCCAGATTCTATCATCTCCTTGCAGATAGACAGAAGACCAGAATAAATGTAAGCTTCAGCAACAGTAGCCCTTGACAACAGTGACGTCATCAAGCAATGGTACACAGCTTTGTCTGGCTTCAATCCAGCCAACTTCATATCTTTGAAGCATCTCAAAGCCTTCTCCGGTAGAGAAGCACGCGCCCAACCATGTATCAATGTGGTATAAGTTTTAACATTTGGCTTCACTCCAAAAGTTTTCATTTCTTCAATTGTTTTTGCAGCTCTCTGAAAGACAATTCACTTAAACATGGAATGGCAGAACTAAATCGATAAATTGAAACTAAAAGGTTATCTGTGTCTAATTTTGGTGCTATAGGACCCCAACTGAAATCAGAAATATGATATGCAATA
This portion of the Rosa chinensis cultivar Old Blush chromosome 1, RchiOBHm-V2, whole genome shotgun sequence genome encodes:
- the LOC112164290 gene encoding uncharacterized protein LOC112164290 — encoded protein: MGRVRSLSLVSHLKKAVKKVRLILLGLKLQRWRIASVLGCAATKSRCLSFNERLGLEGCIEVDTSDYQNSSHLRRIHSTISRSSSIDYEDVDQRADAFIANFRRQLRLERQVSLELRYCRSESI